The region GCTTTCTAAATGTAGGATGACAGCCGTTGGAAAGTTAAGCCTGGTGTGTGGACTTTCCAGCAATACAGAAGCAATTGGGTTTTTCTCCCATTTCTGCCACATTCCTACCGTTTCTCCTACATATATTCTACCTACacatatacatagatagatagacagatgatagacagatgatagatagatagatagatagatagatagatagatagatagatagatagatagatagatagatagatagatagatagattgattgatttcttcgctgcagtccccatctgcaggctccaagatcactggaGATGGttactgcagccaagaaattaaaagaggcttgccctggggaggaaagctatggcaaatataGACatcctactaaaaagcagagacatcccatgccaacaaaagtgcgtggTTTTCCAAGGATATGGTTTTCCCAACTACAGTGgacggctgtgaaggttggaccataagaaggctgagcaccaaagatgGAGGACTTtgaaactctggtgctggagaagactcctgtgagtcctttggactgcaaagtgatccaaccggtcagtcctagaggagatccacccctgactgctctttagaaggccagatcctgaagaggaaactcaaaagtttttgaccacctaatgagaaggaagaaggactccctggagaagagccccatgctgggaacaatggagggcagacgaagaaggggacagcagagaatgaggtggctggatggagtcaccgaaacagtcggtgtgagcttgaatggactccagaggatggtagaggacaggaaggcctggaggaacattgttcatggggtcgtgatgggtgggacaacgactttgcaactaacaactagataggtaggtaggtaggtaggtaggtaggtaggtaggtaggtaggtaggtaggtaggtaggtagatagatagatagatagatagatgatagatagatagatagatagatagatgtttaaCTTAAGAGCAATCCATAATTCAAATGCTGAATTGCTAGGCAAAAATGTTACCTTGGTTTTGGTAAGCAATGCTCCGAGGCCCCAGAAAGTCCCGCCTCCGATGGAACTTCCGCCAATCCATTCAAATTTATCTTCCGTTTCCACCTATCGAAGACAAAAGCAGATTCGTGCCTAAATCCCACCGCTATCACATCCATAAGGACGTAAGTGAGTCTTTATTGCAGCCTGGCGTTGAATGGGCCAGCAGATGTATTTTATTGTAGCCCCCCTCATGTTTCGTGATCCAAATtccgacgcttggcaactgattcatatttatgatggctacagtgtcccggggtcatgtgatcccgttttgcaaccttcaagtcaagggggaagcctgaTGCACTTAATGACCAGGCTACCAAACTTAACtgcaatgatccacttaacaacagtgggggggggggggaagccatcaaatggggcaaaactcacttaacccatGTTTCCcttagctgttgtggcccgccagtggagctggcagcagattcggacagtgaggaggttggggaggaagatgttggaggcagagagggggccagagccatccgacagttaacagctgccttcggagtcagacatcagtggggcagaagaacagctggagcctgttcccagtgtgcgcatgcgcagagtgtccagatgaagggaagagttaaagaacaggggtcgacttgggaggaaggccacaggtggacggtgaatggcccctcccagaggaaataaaagaggagcgacaggggagtggagtttgcaggagacaatgagttcccttaattggtttgtgactccccaagactccttgccaggttttgcagatatcagcctggcagctctccaagccagagaaggtctgtgaccataaatcctcccttgaaaaactttacTGGATgtaaaggagcagaattcacaggaaattaataaaaggggtttttgtcgggaccaggagtttgcttccggCTCTcgagaagcctcggtcagaacattagcaatggaagtttggggctccattgtgctCCTAAGCCAAGAGTTACCTGTATGTTGATTAAACCAACCTGTCCTCACCTTGACGATCGAAACTCCGGAGCCAATGTTGACCAGCAAGTAAGGGAAAATGTGGGGATGGTTCATCTGAAACCTGAACTCGGGGTCGGCATCCTTCAGGTAGACGAAGGCCTCGTGGGGGATGTTCTTGAGGACAAAATTGCACCCCTTAATCAGGCAAGTCATCACGTCTTCTTTATCTAATCTACCCGGAAACCAGGTAAGGAAAACAGCAAGGCCGTTAACAGCTGCAGAAGCAGCTCATCACTTCCTGAAAAAAAGCCCCGTTGagtttttttctccccaaataCGTATAAAATTTTTTCTTAGTTGCAACCAATGCTCTGAAGGAGGATTCAAAGGTGGGAGATTTCGTATGTACCCCAAAAACAGGCACTCGCACTTACTTTAATCCCAGCTTCTCCTCAATAAGTTCTTTGAATTTGTACGCACCACCCCCCGTGGCTTTGATGACTTTCGTTTCGGTGTTGACGAGGTGGTCTTTGATGAAATCCAAGCAGGCTTCGATGTAGGTGTTCTCGAATTTAATGAAATGGAGACGGGCCGTGATCTCCTCCTGGACGGTGATCTCGTAGGGAGACTCGTGTTCGACATCCTTCGGGGGAATCGACAAACAGAAAGGTTCAAAGGGTTCCTCTGGGCCGAACGTCTCTCGcagggtggggaaaaaaatcaggttAGCCCGTCTCAATGTCAGCAGCTTTTAAAatagctggacttcaactcccagaattccccagccagctgctgggCTAGATTCCATTGGTTTTAAACAAGGTTGCTGAAAACTAGCAAATTCATAGGGAGGAGACTCTTAAATCTCTGTTGCGGTCCCCAggcggcctgcggagctggcagcagagtcggacagtgaggaggttggggaggaacatgggccactcctggagtccggggaaggctcggatgagggctttgtgtcggaggcagagagggggccagggccatccgacagtgaTTATCTGCCTTTGGAgctggagatcagtggggcagaggaacaggggagtAAAGcttgaaggtgattggcccctcccataagatataaaggaggagcaaaggcacgtgagcttttgcaagaggcaactttgttcgttctggtcagtttaaactctgaagctctgttttgactctgtgctctgtggagccttgcaaagctaatcggcaattaggtctttggcagtgtttcaaggaagataaaggtgggtgctaatcagccttatcccgaaagccTTTGACAGACTTCtatcagactctttacaaactatttgtgactcattacgggctgaatatatgaatataattcacagccgttgaaataaataGAAGGTTTTGGGGAATAAGGGTGTGCTTTTTACTGCCTCAGGGAGCCTATGTCAGAACAATCTCAGAGATTGTGAGCCTTTTTTGTTATCATACTTGGGCacctgtcatcatcatcatcaacgatcccataatcccttgcagggtggagtctggccaactgaatggagctagaagagtgttttaatggccagatgcccttcttgtcgccaatgaggagttttgtgcAGCAGGTATattttcattgtgcccagagagagagaaatagcacCTGAGCCCCTGGCATCTCCCGCTCCAAATCTCTCAGGCTGGCGGTTTTGAGTTTCAAAGACAAAATGGGAAACAGAGGTCTCTTACCTTGCACGACTGATCGAAGGACTGTACCCTGGCCACTTTATGTTGGACGGTGGAGTAGTAAGCCAACTTGGCCAGCGATCCCCCTGTTGGCAAAGGAAACCAGGATTGAGAAAAAGCAAAATCTGGGGCACAATTGACAGGACTTCCTTGCAAAACTCAAAACGATTTGGATCACGGGAGACGGCATATTTGCTCCAAATGTCTGAAGTGGacgaggcacacacacacacatccttcttGTGCAATGCCAATCCAGACATCACAAGTCTTGTCCCTCAAGAGGTCTCAAGAACTGGGCTAAATGGTGAACAGCagtagatatattctcagtgtgcccggagggagaaatatctgcctctacccaggatcaaactcacggcctcctgattgtgaggcaagaactcTACCtttagccactgcaccactccagcGGTCTCTATTTATGCCTATTGGTAAAAGtctaattcaaaaaaaaaaaaaaatccattttccaTTTCCCCTCATTTTGCTTTCTTGTCTCTAAGTAAAAAAATATCCCTTGCTTAGaacttcacaatttctggagatttTTCAAGGTTTAACCACCACGGGCCTCATCTTCCAGATGgatggactccaattcccagaattctcagcaacgctgactggggggggaggggggttctccttagttctaggttggatctctgagAAGTTCCCATCGGTTacttctgggtgttgaagtccccACAAGTCACTGGAGATCATGATGGGGAGGCCCTCTCTTTCCTGTTAATTGCCTTAACCCCTTCTTCAGCAATCAAGCAAACTACGAAAGACCT is a window of Thamnophis elegans isolate rThaEle1 unplaced genomic scaffold, rThaEle1.pri scaffold_319_arrow_ctg1, whole genome shotgun sequence DNA encoding:
- the LOC116523450 gene encoding 4'-phosphopantetheine phosphatase-like, giving the protein MSKEAGRAASGVDASKMAERAGRSGGGRLDKSITLPPDEIFRNLENAKRFAIDIGGSLAKLAYYSTVQHKVARVQSFDQSCKDVEHESPYEITVQEEITARLHFIKFENTYIEACLDFIKDHLVNTETKVIKATGGGAYKFKELIEEKLGLKLDKEDVMTCLIKGCNFVLKNIPHEAFVYLKDADPEFRFQMNHPHIFPYLLVNIGSGVSIVKVETEDKFEWIGGSSIGGGTFWGLGALLTKTK